In a genomic window of Pontibacter liquoris:
- a CDS encoding arylesterase: protein MKTILIFGDSLTAGYGLPAAQAYPSLIQQRLKEAGYNYQVLNGGLSGDTSAGGIHRIERWLNQPIDIFVLALGANDGLRGIPARETSQNLQQIIDAIKLRHPEVKIILSGMEIPDIVPGRYAAEFRKLFRELALSNNIAFIPFLLEGVAGMRHLNLPDGVHPNAEGQKLLAEHTWAKLKEYLVR, encoded by the coding sequence ATGAAAACGATCCTTATTTTTGGCGATAGCTTAACAGCCGGCTATGGCCTGCCTGCTGCCCAAGCCTACCCCTCGCTGATACAACAACGTTTGAAAGAAGCCGGGTATAACTACCAGGTGCTAAACGGCGGCCTGAGCGGCGACACCAGCGCGGGAGGCATACACCGCATCGAGCGCTGGCTAAACCAACCCATTGACATTTTTGTGCTGGCCCTGGGTGCCAATGACGGGCTGCGGGGAATACCCGCCCGCGAGACCAGCCAGAACCTGCAGCAGATCATCGATGCCATCAAGCTGCGCCACCCCGAAGTAAAGATCATCCTTTCGGGTATGGAGATACCTGATATCGTGCCCGGGCGGTATGCGGCCGAGTTCCGCAAGCTTTTCCGGGAGCTGGCGCTCAGCAACAACATTGCGTTTATTCCTTTTCTGCTGGAAGGGGTAGCAGGCATGCGCCACCTGAACCTGCCGGACGGCGTGCACCCGAATGCAGAAGGGCAGAAGCTGTTGGCAGAGCATACCTGGGCGAAGCTGAAGGAGTACCTGGTGCGCTAG
- a CDS encoding DUF4142 domain-containing protein yields MKKQLLSTCLLFGALALYACNKSAEEKQAVNGTDTVTADTTAAADTTLTENQRELIGFAAQNNMLQIELGKIALQKGATNQVKQYGQQLIDWYTQKQKELQDIAQQFSVALPQQMGDEQQDYVAEVQKTAAGKFDQKYWDSVVDAQKEAISKYEDALRDVTPTNGNALTLWAQKTHQELRAQMEQAAAMRMQQKGDQ; encoded by the coding sequence ATGAAAAAACAGCTATTAAGCACCTGCCTTTTGTTTGGCGCACTCGCGCTATACGCCTGCAACAAATCTGCGGAAGAAAAACAGGCGGTCAACGGCACTGATACCGTAACCGCAGACACCACTGCTGCAGCCGACACCACGCTGACCGAAAACCAGCGGGAGCTGATCGGATTTGCTGCACAAAACAACATGTTGCAGATCGAACTGGGTAAAATAGCGCTTCAGAAAGGGGCCACAAACCAGGTAAAGCAGTATGGGCAGCAACTCATCGACTGGTATACCCAGAAACAGAAGGAGCTGCAGGATATCGCGCAACAGTTTAGCGTGGCATTGCCGCAGCAGATGGGCGATGAACAACAGGATTATGTAGCCGAGGTTCAGAAAACGGCCGCCGGTAAGTTTGACCAGAAATACTGGGACAGCGTGGTGGATGCCCAAAAAGAAGCCATCAGCAAGTATGAGGACGCCCTGCGCGATGTTACCCCCACCAACGGCAATGCCCTGACCTTGTGGGCGCAGAAAACCCACCAGGAACTGCGCGCGCAAATGGAACAGGCGGCAGCCATGCGCATGCAACAGAAAGGAGACCAGTAG
- a CDS encoding fasciclin domain-containing protein: MKNKLNLMLAAVAAACMLFGCASSNEKLDTVVSTGPATDRAEAPGDTGGLSPAPADSERVSADNPVGRGQNIFALLQSNPKLSTLVSLIHAADMITVLESPGDYTLFAPTNEAFAALPSGTLKSLMLPGNKPELTRILQSHVLPGRVMSYELKDNIPMKTAQGDSVAIEVNDRGIVVGGAQVLTPDVKASNGVIHVIDRVLLPPQE, translated from the coding sequence ATGAAAAATAAACTAAACCTGATGCTGGCAGCCGTAGCAGCGGCCTGCATGCTTTTTGGGTGCGCCAGCTCAAACGAAAAACTCGATACCGTTGTCAGTACGGGACCTGCAACAGACCGGGCCGAAGCGCCCGGCGATACGGGCGGCCTCTCTCCTGCCCCAGCAGATTCTGAGAGGGTATCGGCCGATAACCCCGTGGGGCGCGGGCAAAATATTTTTGCGCTGCTGCAGAGTAATCCAAAACTTTCCACGCTCGTCAGCCTGATCCATGCCGCCGACATGATCACAGTACTGGAAAGCCCCGGCGACTATACCTTGTTTGCCCCTACCAACGAGGCCTTTGCCGCCCTGCCTTCCGGCACCCTCAAGAGCCTGATGCTACCCGGCAACAAACCCGAGCTTACCCGCATTCTGCAATCCCATGTGCTGCCCGGCAGAGTGATGTCGTATGAGTTGAAAGACAATATACCCATGAAAACAGCCCAGGGTGATAGCGTAGCGATAGAGGTAAACGACAGAGGCATTGTGGTTGGTGGCGCCCAGGTGCTTACGCCGGATGTGAAAGCCTCTAACGGGGTGATCCACGTTATTGACCGCGTACTGTTGCCCCCGCAGGAGTAA
- a CDS encoding S1C family serine protease produces MLEYRAYEQIERYLNGSMAPEEHASFEALLRTDARLNEQVRQHRQLLQAMQQYGQRQALKSKLSRIHQAMETAPATPEVSEAGKWRVFFNRHAQTMAVAASVSLLSVFGTLWSVQQLKKPVQQQTVRYVELRREVELLKKTQTAIMNGINDATKPAAQRPATFSGTGFAISSDGYLVTNSHVVEGGDSIYIENKSGLKYKVSEVYRDQIHDLSILKVEDPGFTGFGKLPYTFKTTESDLGEHVFTLGYPREDIVFGEGSLSSTSGFEGDTTAYQISVPLNPGNSGGPLLDDKGNLIGVISGKQAGQEGAAFAIKSAYLLQMIEELPKTALLAPLSLPKSNTLAGNTRPQQLKKLGNYIFVVKVYN; encoded by the coding sequence ATGTTAGAATACCGCGCATACGAGCAAATAGAACGCTACCTGAATGGCAGCATGGCCCCCGAAGAGCATGCCTCTTTTGAAGCCCTGCTACGTACGGATGCGCGCCTGAACGAGCAGGTGCGCCAACACCGGCAGTTGTTGCAGGCCATGCAACAGTATGGTCAGCGGCAGGCGCTTAAAAGCAAGCTCAGCCGCATACACCAGGCAATGGAAACAGCACCCGCCACACCGGAGGTATCAGAAGCCGGCAAATGGCGCGTGTTCTTTAACCGCCATGCCCAGACCATGGCGGTGGCTGCCAGCGTATCGTTGCTTTCTGTGTTTGGTACGCTCTGGAGCGTGCAGCAGCTTAAAAAGCCGGTGCAGCAGCAAACCGTCCGGTATGTCGAGCTTCGGCGCGAGGTAGAACTCCTGAAAAAGACACAGACGGCCATCATGAACGGCATCAACGACGCGACCAAGCCGGCGGCACAGCGCCCGGCCACGTTTAGCGGTACTGGTTTTGCCATCAGCTCCGATGGTTACCTGGTTACCAACTCGCACGTAGTGGAAGGCGGCGACTCGATCTACATCGAAAATAAATCCGGCCTCAAGTATAAAGTAAGCGAAGTATACCGCGACCAGATCCATGACCTGTCGATCCTGAAGGTGGAAGACCCGGGCTTTACCGGCTTTGGCAAGCTACCCTATACTTTCAAAACAACGGAATCGGACTTGGGCGAACATGTGTTCACGCTCGGCTACCCGCGCGAGGATATTGTATTTGGCGAAGGCTCGCTTAGTTCTACCTCTGGCTTTGAAGGAGATACCACTGCCTACCAGATTTCCGTGCCGCTTAACCCTGGCAATAGCGGCGGTCCGCTCCTCGACGACAAAGGCAACCTGATCGGTGTGATCAGCGGCAAGCAGGCCGGCCAGGAAGGCGCTGCCTTTGCCATCAAGTCCGCTTACCTGCTGCAGATGATCGAGGAACTACCCAAAACAGCTTTGCTGGCCCCCCTCTCATTACCGAAAAGCAATACCCTGGCAGGCAATACCAGGCCACAGCAGCTCAAGAAACTGGGCAACTATATTTTTGTGGTTAAGGTGTATAATTAA
- a CDS encoding RNA polymerase sigma factor: protein MKKSLYETDEAIVEGIRNDDDRALAQLYKLHFPMIFHFILNNSGTEDEAKDIYQEGVIVFYEKIKDNSLELSCQIKTYLYSVCRRLWLKRLAEKGRFASKLEDSEPFLSVEDDLPRHEEQERQFGIMTEALEQVGEPCRSLLEDFYIRTRNMQDITDKFGYVNTDTAKNQKYKCLQRLKKLFFATYKPEA, encoded by the coding sequence ATGAAGAAGAGTTTGTATGAGACGGATGAGGCGATAGTGGAGGGAATCCGAAACGACGACGACAGAGCCCTGGCTCAGCTGTACAAACTGCACTTCCCGATGATCTTTCATTTTATCTTAAACAACAGCGGAACCGAAGACGAGGCCAAAGACATTTACCAGGAAGGCGTCATCGTGTTTTACGAAAAGATAAAAGATAATAGTCTGGAGCTGAGCTGCCAGATTAAGACCTACCTGTACTCTGTGTGCAGAAGGCTCTGGCTGAAACGGCTGGCTGAAAAAGGCCGCTTCGCCAGCAAACTGGAAGACTCGGAGCCTTTTCTCAGCGTGGAAGACGACCTCCCCCGCCACGAGGAACAGGAACGGCAGTTTGGCATCATGACCGAAGCTTTGGAACAGGTCGGAGAACCGTGCCGCTCGCTGCTGGAAGATTTTTACATCCGGACCCGCAACATGCAGGATATTACCGATAAGTTCGGCTACGTGAACACCGACACAGCCAAGAACCAGAAGTATAAATGCCTGCAGCGCCTGAAGAAATTATTTTTTGCCACCTATAAGCCCGAGGCATAA
- a CDS encoding proline dehydrogenase family protein has translation MNPIPNVSFDNTAVAFASKSNADLYKMYLLFKSMNSNTFVKLGGGLLNAALNLHLPVKFLVKPTIFRHFCGGENLQEAERAINELGTYHIGTILDYSVEGEGNEKSFDSTRDEILRTVEKARSNPHIPFSVFKVTGLVDTLLLEKVQARQELTADERGAFERGRDRVNAICKRCYEADVRVFVDAEESWFQETIDNLTYEMMALYNKEKAIVYNTYQLYRHDRLDAIKRDYANAMAGGYKLGAKPVRGAYMEKERKRAQDMGYPSPINLTKADSDALYNDTLRFCIEHIDTIALCAGTHNEDSCYLLMQLMAEHGIAPNDERVYFAQLYGMSDNLSYNLAKAGYNVAKYVPYGPVEAVMPYLLRRANENTAIAGQSSREFNLISKEVQRRKQQKQN, from the coding sequence ATGAATCCCATACCCAACGTTTCCTTCGATAACACTGCCGTTGCGTTTGCCTCCAAATCCAACGCCGATCTCTATAAAATGTACCTGCTGTTTAAATCCATGAACAGCAACACGTTTGTGAAGCTTGGAGGCGGTTTGCTCAATGCCGCCCTTAACCTGCACTTGCCGGTTAAATTTTTGGTGAAGCCGACCATTTTCAGGCACTTCTGCGGCGGCGAAAACCTGCAGGAAGCCGAACGGGCCATAAATGAACTGGGCACCTACCATATCGGTACCATCCTGGACTACTCGGTAGAGGGCGAAGGAAATGAAAAAAGCTTTGACAGCACCCGCGACGAGATCCTTCGGACCGTAGAAAAAGCGCGCAGCAACCCGCATATTCCTTTTTCAGTGTTTAAAGTAACCGGCCTGGTGGATACCCTGCTGCTGGAGAAAGTGCAGGCGCGCCAGGAATTAACGGCCGACGAGCGCGGCGCCTTTGAGCGGGGCCGCGACCGGGTGAATGCCATTTGCAAGCGTTGCTACGAAGCCGATGTGCGGGTGTTTGTGGATGCCGAGGAAAGCTGGTTTCAGGAAACGATCGACAATCTGACCTATGAAATGATGGCGCTTTACAACAAAGAGAAAGCCATTGTTTACAACACCTACCAGCTCTACCGCCACGACCGCCTGGATGCCATTAAGCGGGATTATGCAAATGCTATGGCCGGCGGGTACAAACTGGGTGCCAAACCCGTGCGCGGAGCCTACATGGAAAAAGAGCGCAAACGTGCCCAGGATATGGGGTATCCGAGCCCGATCAACCTGACCAAAGCCGATTCAGACGCACTCTACAATGACACCTTGCGCTTCTGCATCGAACATATTGATACGATAGCACTTTGCGCCGGCACGCATAACGAGGACAGCTGCTACCTGCTCATGCAGCTAATGGCAGAACACGGCATTGCGCCAAACGACGAACGCGTATACTTTGCCCAACTCTACGGCATGAGCGATAACCTGTCTTATAACCTGGCCAAAGCCGGTTACAATGTGGCCAAGTATGTGCCGTACGGTCCGGTAGAAGCCGTGATGCCTTACCTGCTGCGCCGCGCAAACGAGAACACGGCCATTGCCGGCCAGAGCAGCCGCGAATTCAACCTGATCAGCAAAGAAGTGCAGCGCCGCAAACAGCAGAAACAAAACTAA
- a CDS encoding bifunctional 3-deoxy-7-phosphoheptulonate synthase/chorismate mutase type II: protein MEFDSKQGFFESMLQEHGRPLVFAGPCSAETEAQVMQTAEALLPLNVQLFRAGIWKPRTRPGSFEGVGSKGLAWLGRVKRELGLRVTTEVATARHVEEALRQEIDVLWIGARTTVNPFAVQEIADALQGARVPVMVKNPVNPDLALWIGALERVYNAGITDVAAIHRGFSSYQKTKYRNMPLWQIPIELKAEFQGLTMIVDPSHIGGKRELIFPISQKALDLGFDGLMIETHPTPDLALSDAAQQVTPAALETILAKLQVRKVNYDDAELVNRAEKLRLQIDAADHHIIAALARRMALVEQIGEYKKQNNVQVLQLERWKEIFKTRAEWATEAGVNAAFIEELYKLIHVESIRKQTQVMNKE from the coding sequence ATGGAGTTTGATTCTAAACAAGGATTTTTTGAAAGTATGCTGCAGGAGCACGGCCGCCCGCTGGTGTTTGCCGGCCCCTGTAGCGCTGAAACCGAAGCGCAGGTGATGCAGACCGCCGAGGCCCTGCTGCCCCTGAACGTGCAGTTGTTCCGGGCAGGCATCTGGAAGCCGCGCACGCGCCCCGGCAGCTTTGAAGGCGTTGGCTCAAAAGGGCTTGCGTGGCTGGGCCGGGTAAAACGGGAGCTGGGCCTGCGGGTAACCACCGAAGTAGCCACGGCCCGCCACGTAGAAGAAGCCCTCAGGCAGGAGATCGATGTACTGTGGATTGGGGCCCGCACCACGGTAAACCCGTTTGCGGTGCAGGAAATTGCCGATGCGCTGCAGGGCGCGCGGGTGCCGGTAATGGTGAAAAACCCCGTGAACCCCGACCTGGCGCTCTGGATCGGTGCGCTGGAACGGGTATACAATGCCGGCATAACGGATGTGGCGGCCATTCACCGCGGCTTTTCCTCATACCAGAAAACAAAATATCGTAACATGCCCCTGTGGCAGATCCCGATCGAACTGAAAGCAGAGTTCCAGGGGCTGACCATGATCGTGGACCCCAGTCACATCGGAGGCAAGCGCGAGCTGATCTTTCCTATCTCGCAAAAGGCGCTGGACCTGGGCTTTGACGGGCTGATGATCGAAACGCATCCGACCCCGGACCTGGCCCTGAGCGATGCTGCCCAACAGGTAACGCCTGCTGCTTTGGAAACTATACTTGCCAAACTGCAGGTGCGCAAGGTCAACTACGACGATGCCGAGCTGGTGAACCGTGCCGAAAAACTGCGCCTTCAGATCGATGCGGCCGACCATCATATTATCGCGGCGCTGGCCAGGCGCATGGCCCTGGTCGAGCAGATCGGCGAGTATAAAAAGCAGAACAACGTGCAGGTGCTGCAACTGGAACGCTGGAAAGAGATCTTTAAGACCCGCGCCGAGTGGGCCACCGAAGCAGGCGTAAATGCCGCCTTCATTGAAGAGCTTTATAAGCTTATCCATGTGGAGTCAATTCGCAAGCAAACGCAGGTGATGAACAAAGAATAG
- the aroB gene encoding 3-dehydroquinate synthase yields the protein MTETIHIGNDALLRLQELLQNRAFSKVAVLLDENTLAHCYPQVKPYLPAHDIIQVKSGEEHKTLQTCEQIWQRMTELHLDRWSVLVNVGGGVIGDMGGFCAAVFKRGLYFVQVPTTLLAQVDASVGGKTGIDFHGLKNHIGVYQEPQAVCIDPTLLQTLPPRQLKSGYAEMIKHWLIADAAMFEAQRYVGLFTEDWEALIRHSVSIKSRVVDVDPLEGGYRKVLNFGHTIGHAVESYLLAQPGRALLHGEAVAVGMLCEAWLSVKHQLLTQAELDQIETFLVSIYEKVPLTEPDLQQIVQLVLQDKKNTRATINCTLLSGIGKAVYDQPITLQEVQQSLHYYQLL from the coding sequence ATGACGGAAACCATACATATAGGCAACGATGCCTTGCTCCGCTTACAGGAACTGCTGCAAAACCGTGCTTTCAGCAAAGTAGCCGTGCTGCTGGACGAAAATACGCTGGCCCACTGCTATCCGCAGGTAAAACCCTACTTGCCGGCGCACGATATCATCCAGGTAAAGAGCGGCGAAGAACATAAAACCCTGCAAACCTGCGAGCAGATCTGGCAACGCATGACGGAGCTACACCTGGACCGCTGGTCGGTGCTGGTGAATGTAGGTGGCGGGGTGATCGGGGATATGGGAGGTTTCTGTGCCGCCGTGTTTAAGCGTGGCCTATACTTTGTGCAGGTGCCCACCACGCTGCTGGCGCAGGTAGACGCTAGCGTAGGCGGCAAAACCGGTATCGATTTCCATGGCCTCAAAAACCACATCGGTGTGTACCAGGAGCCGCAGGCAGTCTGTATAGATCCGACTTTGCTGCAGACACTGCCGCCCCGGCAGCTTAAATCGGGCTACGCCGAGATGATCAAACACTGGCTTATTGCCGATGCGGCGATGTTTGAAGCGCAGCGCTATGTGGGCCTGTTTACCGAGGACTGGGAAGCGCTGATCCGGCATTCGGTCAGTATAAAATCCAGGGTGGTGGATGTCGACCCGCTGGAAGGCGGCTACCGGAAGGTGCTCAACTTTGGGCATACCATTGGCCACGCCGTGGAAAGTTACCTGCTGGCGCAGCCGGGCCGCGCCCTGCTGCATGGCGAAGCCGTGGCGGTTGGCATGCTGTGCGAGGCCTGGCTCTCGGTAAAGCACCAGCTGCTGACCCAGGCGGAACTGGACCAGATCGAAACGTTCCTGGTTTCTATTTACGAAAAAGTGCCGCTCACCGAGCCCGACCTGCAGCAGATCGTGCAGCTGGTGCTGCAGGATAAGAAGAATACCCGTGCCACTATTAACTGCACGTTGCTGAGCGGCATCGGCAAAGCCGTTTACGACCAACCGATCACGCTGCAGGAAGTGCAGCAATCACTCCATTATTACCAGTTACTATGA
- a CDS encoding 3-phosphoshikimate 1-carboxyvinyltransferase, translating to MNQHVTLHHPSGILKGSIKLPASKSEANRALIIAALSGQASELENLSEANDTQLLQRLLQSDAQTVNAEDAGTVMRFLTAYYAITGQQKTLVGTERMCQRPIKVLVEALRELGARITYVGEEGFPPLKIEGFSENGSNKLKIRSDISSQYISALLMVAPLLPEGLALELEGKIGSRPYIEMTLSLMQHFGVSADFTGNTITVPHQQYKAARFSVESDWSAASYWYSMVALAKEAEITLLGLKEHSFQGDRAVVEIMNRLGIYTSFSAEGVTLTKKHHEKHVAFDFSDCPDLAQTVVALCAAKGITLELTGLESLRIKETDRIQALQIEVLSMGASLEEISPGVFRMEPVILTKKELCFRTYQDHRMAMAFAPLALLEPVQIQEPSVVRKSYPRFWEDLEKVGFDVITN from the coding sequence ATGAACCAACATGTTACCCTGCATCACCCTTCCGGCATCCTGAAGGGAAGTATAAAATTGCCTGCTTCCAAAAGTGAAGCCAACCGTGCCCTGATCATTGCGGCTTTGTCCGGACAGGCCTCTGAGCTGGAGAATTTATCTGAAGCCAACGATACCCAGCTGCTGCAGCGCCTGCTACAAAGCGACGCGCAAACCGTTAATGCCGAAGATGCCGGCACTGTGATGCGCTTCCTGACGGCATACTATGCCATTACCGGGCAGCAAAAAACACTTGTGGGTACCGAGCGTATGTGCCAGCGGCCGATAAAGGTGCTGGTAGAAGCGTTGCGCGAGCTGGGCGCACGTATAACTTACGTAGGTGAAGAAGGCTTTCCACCCTTGAAAATTGAAGGCTTTAGCGAAAATGGTAGCAATAAACTGAAAATTCGTAGCGATATCAGTAGCCAGTACATTTCTGCTTTGCTGATGGTGGCGCCGTTGCTGCCCGAGGGGCTTGCGCTGGAACTGGAAGGCAAGATCGGCTCGCGGCCTTACATTGAAATGACGCTATCGCTGATGCAGCATTTTGGTGTGTCGGCTGATTTTACCGGAAATACCATTACAGTGCCGCACCAGCAGTATAAAGCCGCGCGTTTCAGCGTGGAATCAGACTGGTCGGCTGCCAGCTACTGGTATAGTATGGTGGCGCTGGCCAAAGAAGCGGAAATTACATTGCTCGGGCTTAAAGAACATTCCTTCCAGGGCGACAGGGCAGTGGTGGAGATCATGAATCGCCTGGGCATTTATACTTCCTTTTCTGCGGAGGGGGTAACCTTAACCAAAAAGCACCACGAAAAGCACGTCGCTTTTGATTTCTCCGACTGCCCCGACCTGGCGCAAACTGTGGTGGCGTTGTGTGCTGCCAAAGGCATAACGCTGGAGCTTACCGGCCTGGAAAGCCTGCGCATCAAAGAAACAGATCGGATTCAGGCCCTTCAGATCGAGGTGCTCAGTATGGGCGCGTCGCTGGAGGAAATTAGCCCGGGCGTGTTCCGCATGGAACCGGTTATACTTACCAAAAAAGAACTCTGCTTCCGCACCTACCAGGACCACCGCATGGCCATGGCCTTTGCGCCGCTCGCGCTGCTGGAGCCCGTACAGATCCAGGAGCCCAGCGTGGTGCGCAAATCCTACCCGCGTTTCTGGGAAGACCTGGAGAAAGTGGGGTTTGATGTAATTACGAATTAA
- the rhuM gene encoding RhuM family protein, giving the protein MKETTGIGEIFIYETETGQAAIDVKLQQETVWLTLNQLTDLFGRDKSVISRHLKNVFQSEELNRDAVVANFATTASDGKTYQVDYYNLDVIISVGYRVNSKRGTQFRIWATNVLRQHLVEGYTINEKRLKEQAQKYNDLKQTVKLLQNVIQRKELTTDESAGLLQVISDYTYALDVLDDYDHQRLTINGTHRQELFRITYESAMAAIRTLKDKFGGSDLFGREKDASFQSSINTIYQSFGGQDLYPSMEEKAANLLYFVVKNHSFSDGNKRIAAFLFVWFMEKNQLLYDASGRKRIADNALVALTLLIAESSPLEKDMMIKVVVNLINQQN; this is encoded by the coding sequence ATGAAAGAGACAACAGGCATCGGAGAGATCTTCATATACGAAACAGAAACAGGGCAGGCGGCTATCGATGTAAAGCTGCAACAGGAAACGGTTTGGCTGACGTTAAACCAGCTTACAGATTTGTTTGGTAGAGACAAATCTGTGATATCGCGCCACTTAAAGAATGTTTTTCAATCAGAAGAGCTGAACAGAGATGCAGTTGTTGCAAATTTTGCAACAACTGCATCGGATGGCAAAACCTATCAGGTAGATTATTACAACCTCGATGTCATTATCTCTGTTGGCTACCGGGTAAATTCTAAACGCGGCACCCAGTTCCGTATTTGGGCTACCAATGTGCTGCGCCAGCACTTGGTGGAAGGCTATACCATAAACGAAAAACGTCTGAAAGAGCAGGCTCAGAAGTATAACGACCTGAAACAAACCGTGAAGCTCCTGCAGAACGTGATCCAGCGCAAGGAACTGACCACGGATGAGAGTGCCGGTTTACTGCAGGTTATCAGCGATTATACATATGCGCTGGATGTGCTAGATGATTACGATCACCAGCGCCTGACGATCAATGGCACCCACAGGCAGGAGCTTTTCAGGATTACCTATGAAAGCGCCATGGCAGCCATCCGGACCCTGAAAGATAAGTTTGGCGGATCAGACCTGTTCGGACGGGAGAAAGACGCGAGTTTTCAAAGTTCCATCAACACGATCTACCAATCCTTTGGCGGCCAGGACCTATACCCTTCCATGGAAGAAAAAGCAGCCAATCTTTTATACTTTGTGGTAAAGAACCACTCGTTCTCGGATGGCAACAAACGAATTGCCGCTTTCCTGTTTGTATGGTTTATGGAAAAGAACCAGCTGCTTTACGATGCCAGCGGCCGCAAGCGTATTGCCGACAACGCCCTTGTTGCCCTCACACTGCTTATTGCCGAAAGCAGCCCGCTGGAAAAGGACATGATGATTAAAGTAGTGGTCAACCTGATCAATCAGCAAAACTAA
- a CDS encoding ABC transporter substrate-binding protein, translating into MDFSDQTGYRITLPSLPQRIVSLVPSQTELLFDLGLADRIVGVTKFCIHPEEKVKQKTVIGGTKNFHFDTIDALHPDMIIANKEENYKEGIEQLQAKYPVWMSDIYTLEDALDMMRQVGSLTGTEARAQELIQGISTSFEHLQPLQQSIKAAYFIWRKPYMAVGSHNFIHHLLQRCGFANAFAELTRYPEITPEQLQLAHPQLILLSSEPYPFIEKHLAEFQELCPQASIKVVDGELFSWYGSRLLHTPAYLQKLVEEVKNSLT; encoded by the coding sequence GTGGATTTCAGCGACCAAACCGGCTACCGGATCACCCTGCCCTCCTTGCCGCAGCGCATTGTGTCGCTGGTGCCTTCGCAAACCGAGCTGCTTTTTGACCTGGGCCTGGCTGACCGGATCGTGGGCGTTACAAAATTCTGCATCCATCCGGAGGAAAAGGTGAAGCAGAAGACCGTAATTGGCGGCACCAAAAATTTCCATTTCGATACGATCGATGCCCTGCACCCCGACATGATCATCGCCAACAAAGAAGAAAATTACAAAGAAGGCATCGAGCAACTGCAGGCAAAGTACCCTGTTTGGATGAGCGACATTTATACGTTGGAGGATGCCCTGGACATGATGCGGCAGGTAGGCAGCCTGACCGGCACCGAAGCCAGAGCGCAGGAACTGATACAAGGTATAAGTACAAGTTTTGAGCACCTGCAGCCCCTGCAGCAAAGTATAAAAGCCGCTTACTTTATCTGGCGCAAACCTTATATGGCCGTGGGCAGCCACAATTTCATTCACCACCTGCTGCAGCGCTGCGGCTTTGCCAATGCCTTTGCCGAACTGACCCGTTATCCCGAGATCACGCCGGAGCAACTGCAATTGGCACATCCGCAGCTTATACTTTTATCGTCGGAGCCATACCCGTTCATCGAAAAGCATCTTGCCGAATTTCAGGAACTCTGCCCGCAGGCAAGTATAAAAGTGGTGGATGGCGAACTATTCAGCTGGTACGGCAGCCGGCTGCTGCATACGCCGGCTTACCTGCAGAAACTAGTGGAAGAGGTAAAGAATAGCTTAACTTAG